The proteins below come from a single uncultured Dethiosulfovibrio sp. genomic window:
- a CDS encoding tetratricopeptide repeat protein → MKKTFVTCIFLIALSTSPSWSNTNTTQAENDLLIRQAWRAGQQLIENGMYRRGVEYLEAYVKNRPSSADGWYWLAKGYQGMGMLSKAQKAFTQALEVDPEYPPLSRVLQNRAIGEAIPLMDPAGNAFSKGLPVIDPGAGIFNDRVIARPAPVDPPAQAVPPAAVPPRPQVNESFSPLGARKVVVSPPSQHPGTNPVVPIPPVATLTGEPEGPGIPMISIPDDQQEAMALPVTEPAYVPPSPSSTEPKTKPEQPVYVPPKPKDN, encoded by the coding sequence GTGAAAAAAACTTTTGTAACGTGTATTTTCCTAATCGCACTATCTACATCGCCGTCATGGTCAAACACCAACACCACACAGGCGGAAAACGATCTTCTAATAAGACAGGCATGGAGAGCGGGACAGCAGTTGATAGAGAACGGTATGTACCGTAGGGGAGTTGAATATCTAGAGGCCTACGTCAAAAACCGTCCTAGTTCCGCCGACGGATGGTATTGGCTGGCCAAAGGCTACCAGGGTATGGGAATGCTTAGTAAGGCACAAAAAGCCTTTACCCAAGCCCTTGAGGTAGACCCTGAATATCCTCCTCTCTCAAGGGTTCTACAAAACCGCGCCATAGGAGAGGCTATCCCACTTATGGATCCAGCAGGAAACGCTTTCAGCAAAGGCCTTCCGGTTATAGATCCCGGAGCAGGAATATTCAACGATAGAGTGATAGCCAGACCAGCTCCAGTCGATCCTCCTGCACAGGCTGTTCCTCCTGCGGCTGTACCCCCTAGACCTCAGGTAAACGAAAGTTTCTCTCCCTTAGGGGCCAGAAAGGTAGTGGTGTCTCCGCCCTCTCAGCACCCGGGAACAAATCCTGTAGTACCTATACCTCCGGTAGCTACCCTCACAGGAGAGCCTGAGGGGCCGGGAATCCCCATGATAAGTATCCCCGACGATCAGCAAGAGGCCATGGCCCTTCCAGTCACGGAACCGGCCTACGTTCCTCCTTCTCCATCGTCGACAGAGCCGAAAACAAAGCCCGAGCAACCAGTATACGTCCCACCAAAACCAAAAGACAACTAA